From the genome of Lentilactobacillus buchneri, one region includes:
- a CDS encoding DUF5776 domain-containing protein: MVKDRNDNLTVRRLKWVIVGLVCLTFGLIAGFNGVAKAAAGDTYTPVDNSVLKYKQNFSNNDTLYSGNSVQFQLSLNVPGQQKQRLQKGDEFVLNFSAPIFSTNSDAVTFELPTDTSATSWLTKDDFELSHSGNQIILKVNTDDAAKLNIIQQMTAVVNGVINTSTDLNGVKVTPSFKLNSDPGHPINFDPTTINISSSSDNGGGPNPQFKMSQALFNGFANLTNNITNNGWVNNAAGLSVGTDETTLNYYHYQDAMSVTGQVKFPVADNMPDSIDWVIKPADGDNHKIDPSGVQVWADSYSKTNQPAQYYQIPSGDYTLKQASDGKGIELTRLNQKYFKPGWTINVLFYIGTTKTVYSLTGDGVNGAKDTVHLVSHVATTGGNPGVIADHKAFLKYLNPDSVGYTPQLKVKPEKTFDLAKTDQDGFIAGDVTSQAFIRQFVQAAYDNYYNVADQSKDIAKGYTFKAAYANGSPVLDPQSPAAGDYTLNITAVNKDGNESATIPAKFHIINNANPSESKNINVSYVDVNAPSTSLDSFILLGNSHTLNSTSDIGSQIISNIPSGYHYANASELKSGQAQPSNTVTWTNQAQKLTVYVAKDTTPTPTPTPKPTPTPTPNPNPNPNPSPTPTPTPTPTPSPTPAPSPTPAPKGTVVYALKKIYLYQNTTFSTHERRAGYVSKPRVYRPMFVVTGYGHSANGRLRYQVRDVNHLTKNRGKTGYITAQWAYVRPVYYQTMHSTVTVINPRGVNAYMYKNLTAKTRNYKQGTVLHVTKIVKHNLTTRFVLTNGQYITANRKLVTMDKQAQPRYIKVKKAIYRYRDVNLSKRNRHTSFKKGTKIKIKNYDYSHANSVSNHGALRYHVAGGYITGNTKYVKIVK, encoded by the coding sequence ATGGTAAAAGACAGAAATGATAATTTAACAGTTCGTCGTTTGAAATGGGTGATTGTCGGACTAGTGTGCTTGACTTTTGGTTTAATCGCCGGCTTTAACGGTGTTGCTAAAGCTGCTGCGGGTGACACTTATACGCCTGTTGACAACAGTGTTCTAAAGTACAAGCAAAACTTTTCAAATAACGATACCTTATATTCAGGCAATAGTGTCCAATTTCAGTTATCGTTGAATGTTCCGGGACAGCAGAAGCAGCGACTGCAGAAGGGTGATGAGTTCGTGTTGAACTTTTCAGCTCCTATTTTCAGTACCAATTCTGATGCCGTTACGTTCGAGTTACCGACAGATACCAGTGCAACGTCATGGCTAACAAAAGATGACTTTGAATTGAGTCATTCGGGCAATCAAATTATCTTAAAGGTCAACACAGATGATGCTGCCAAGTTAAACATAATTCAGCAGATGACCGCTGTGGTCAATGGGGTTATTAACACGTCTACAGATTTAAATGGCGTTAAAGTAACTCCTTCCTTTAAGTTGAATAGTGATCCGGGTCACCCAATTAATTTTGATCCAACCACAATCAATATCTCGAGTAGTTCAGACAATGGGGGTGGACCAAACCCACAGTTTAAAATGTCACAAGCGCTATTCAATGGCTTTGCCAATTTGACCAACAATATCACTAACAATGGGTGGGTCAACAATGCTGCCGGATTGTCGGTTGGAACTGATGAAACGACTCTGAATTATTATCACTATCAGGATGCAATGAGTGTCACGGGGCAAGTCAAGTTTCCAGTTGCTGATAATATGCCTGATTCAATCGATTGGGTAATTAAACCGGCTGATGGCGATAATCACAAGATTGATCCTTCTGGTGTTCAAGTTTGGGCTGATTCTTATTCAAAGACCAATCAGCCTGCACAATATTATCAAATTCCTTCGGGTGATTATACGCTCAAACAAGCTTCTGACGGCAAAGGGATTGAACTGACGCGCCTTAATCAGAAATATTTCAAGCCCGGCTGGACAATCAACGTGTTGTTCTATATTGGAACGACAAAGACCGTCTATAGTTTGACGGGTGACGGGGTCAATGGTGCCAAAGACACGGTTCATCTGGTGTCACATGTTGCTACTACTGGTGGTAATCCAGGAGTGATTGCTGATCACAAGGCATTCTTAAAATACCTGAACCCTGACAGCGTTGGTTACACCCCACAGTTAAAAGTTAAGCCTGAAAAAACATTTGACCTGGCGAAGACTGACCAAGACGGCTTTATTGCTGGGGATGTTACGTCGCAGGCCTTCATTCGCCAATTTGTGCAAGCCGCTTATGATAATTATTATAATGTGGCCGATCAATCAAAAGATATCGCTAAAGGCTATACATTCAAGGCGGCATATGCAAATGGATCGCCAGTACTTGATCCACAGTCCCCTGCGGCGGGTGACTATACTTTGAATATTACCGCGGTAAACAAAGATGGCAATGAATCAGCAACAATTCCAGCCAAATTCCACATTATCAATAATGCCAACCCAAGCGAATCTAAAAATATTAATGTTTCCTATGTAGATGTCAATGCCCCAAGCACCAGTTTGGATAGTTTCATACTGTTGGGGAATTCTCACACACTGAACTCAACCAGTGATATTGGGAGTCAGATCATAAGTAACATTCCTAGTGGTTATCATTATGCAAATGCCAGCGAATTAAAATCTGGCCAAGCCCAGCCAAGTAATACGGTTACTTGGACGAATCAGGCGCAAAAATTGACTGTCTATGTTGCCAAGGACACGACACCCACCCCAACGCCAACGCCGAAACCGACGCCCACCCCAACACCAAATCCAAATCCAAATCCAAATCCGTCCCCGACGCCAACTCCAACACCGACGCCCACGCCAAGCCCGACACCCGCACCAAGCCCGACACCCGCACCAAAAGGGACCGTTGTGTACGCGTTAAAGAAAATTTATCTCTACCAAAATACGACGTTTAGTACTCATGAACGCCGAGCAGGTTACGTTTCCAAGCCGCGCGTTTACCGGCCGATGTTTGTTGTCACTGGATACGGTCATTCCGCAAATGGTCGCCTTCGTTACCAGGTTCGCGATGTGAACCACTTAACTAAGAATCGTGGCAAGACAGGTTATATCACCGCACAGTGGGCATACGTTCGTCCAGTTTATTATCAGACGATGCACTCAACCGTGACGGTTATTAATCCGCGCGGGGTCAATGCCTATATGTACAAGAATTTGACTGCCAAGACCAGAAACTACAAACAAGGCACGGTTCTTCATGTTACCAAAATTGTTAAGCACAATTTGACAACCCGATTCGTACTGACAAACGGCCAATACATTACCGCGAACCGGAAACTGGTCACCATGGATAAACAAGCACAACCCCGGTATATCAAAGTTAAAAAAGCAATCTACCGTTATCGAGATGTGAACTTGAGTAAGCGCAATCGTCACACTTCCTTCAAGAAGGGCACCAAGATTAAGATCAAGAACTACGATTACTCACATGCAAACAGTGTCTCTAATCATGGCGCTTTGAGGTATCACGTTGCCGGCGGGTACATTACCGGAAATACGAAATATGTGAAGATTGTCAAATAA